CAAAATACCCCAAGAGTTGCGGGGAGTCAAGGGCCTTCTCCCAGCGTGACGCTGAACCCAATATTTAGACCGGCGTCACGCCGGCGCGCCTGGTGTCGATTGGAAGACCGGTAGCGTATTTACACACCATACTTTACGCTACCTCACTACCACACACTTGCATAAATCCCTATAATATGGTAAAAATTTCTCATGCAACTGGGTCTCAACCAAAACGTAAAACACATGGGCGAGGTCTTCCACGTCCAGACCGAGGACGGGGGGATGAAGAACCCCGTCATAACGACCCTTCTGTTCAAGGGCGGCGTCATACTCGCCTCCAGGAAGACCAGCTATGCCGACGTACTTAAGTTCGAGAACCTGAAGGTGGTCGTAAAGGAGTTGATGCGCGAGCAGCACGGCTCCTTTTTGAAGGCCGTTAAAAGCGGCCAGTACGACGATAAGGGAGAGGGGGAAGCCCCCGAGGAAGAGGAGGCGGTGGTCGCCCCGGCGGAGGCCAGGGAGATGGCGGCGGCCCCGACGGCGGCCCCAGCGGCGGCCCCAGCGGCGGAAGGAAGGTCCATTGACGATATCGTCCTTGAACGTCTCTCTCTTAAGATGGAGGCTTAACAGCCCGGGTGTCGCCTCTCAGCTCAAGGCGGCATTCATAGCCCCGCTGGTCCCCGCCGGACAGCCGGTCCCCGGACGGAGGGCTTTGCGTTGGAATCCTTATCCCCGCTTAAAAGGCCCGTCCAAAAATCCACTATGAACATAACCGCCGTAAGAGGTTTTAACGACATCCTCCCGGACCGGAGCGAGCTGTGGAGACATATAGAGGACGAGGCCCGGAGGATCTTCTCTTGCTACGGCTTCTCGGAGATAAGGGTGCCGGTGGTGGAGAGGACCGAACTCTTCTCCCGCAGCATCGGCGAGACGACCGACATAGTGGAAAAGGAGATGTACACCTTTACCGACCGCCGCGGGGACTCCCTGACCTTGAGGCCCGAGGGCACCGCACCCGTTGTAAGGGCCTACATAGAGCACAAGCTCTATAACGAGATGCCCGTGGCCAGGCTCTACTACACCGGGCCCATGTACCGCTACGAGAGGCCCCAGAAGAGAAGGTACCGCCAGTTCTACCAGATCGGGGCCGAGGTGCTCGGCGAAACGAGCCCCGGCGTAGACGCCGAGGTAATCGAGGGCCTCGTAACGCTCTTTAAAAAGCTCGGGGTCGTCGGCGCTACACTCCACATAAACTCGCTCGGGTGCCCGGAGTGCAGACCCCGGTACAAGGAAAAGCTCGAAGTGTTCCTCGAGACCGTCAAAGAAAAACTCTGCGGCAACTGCCTGAGGAGGATAGAGGCGAACCCCTTGCGGGCGCTCGACTGCAAGAACCCCGGCTGCATCGAAGCTACCGGCGAAGCGCCCGCCATACTCGAGGCGGTATGCGGGGAGTGCGGCGAGCACTTCACGGCCCTCAGGGGACACTTGGGCGAGCTCGGTATAGAGTACACGGTAAACCCGCGCATGGTAAGGGGGCTCGACTACTACACGAAGACCACCTTCGAGATTACGGCCGAGGGTCTTGGCTCCCAGAACGCGGTGGCCGCCGGAGGCAGGTACGACGGACTGGTAAAAGAGCTCGGAGGGCCGGACACCCCGTGCTTCGGTTTTGCCATAGGCATGGAGCGGCTGGTACTGCTCCTGGAAGAGAGGAGCGTATCCGCCGGCCCGCTCACCGTGCTTATCGCCATGGGAGAGGAGGCGGGAAAAAAGGGAACGCCCTTTGTAAGGGTCCTGCGGGAGAGGGGGAAGAGGGTCGTCGTGGACTACGGTGACGGCTCTCTCAAGAACCGCATGAAACGGGCCCACAGGACGGGAGCGAGGTTCGTCGTCATTGTCGGCGAGGACGAGCTCGCGGATGGGGTCGTCACCGTAAAGGACATGGAGAGCGGCGGACAGGACAGGCTGCCCCCCGAAAAGGCCGTGGACAGGATAGCGGCGGAAGGGGTATGATGGGGGCGGAAGGCGGCTTCTCAACGCTTACCGGCGCCCTTATACTGTTTTTTGTGGTAGGGTCCGGGGTGGGCCTTATACTGTGGATGGCGTTGCCCTTCTCCATCTTTGGCATAAAGGACCTTGTAAAAGAGACCATCGAAGAGCAGAAAAAAACGAACGAGCTTTTGAACTCCATATTAGGGAAAAAACGAGGTAGCCATGGAGAAAAGCAAGGGAAAGACGGAGCAGGGGGAGAGCCAGGGGGGGCAGGGGGGGGCGGGGGGCAGCCAGGTCGCGGAGGAGAAAAAATCTCTGACGATTGAGTTCGTTGCCGACCTCCTCAAGAAAAAAAAGCTCTTAACCGAGGAGCAGCATACGGAGATCCGCATAAAGGGCGAGGCCCAACGTGCACGGATCTATAAGAAGCAAGAGTCCTTCTATTCCGGAAAGAGGCTCCACACGATGGTGGAGTCCGTCTCGCCCGCCGAGGTGATAGCCTCTTTCACCCTCGAGATACCCGGCAAGAAGGGAAAGACGCTCACCGAGGACCTCGTGACCCGGGCGATTGCCGACGAGGTAGGGATGCCCTACCGGAAGATCGACCCGCTGAAGCTGAACCTCGAGGTGGTCACCTCCAGCATCCCGAGGCCCTTCGCGCAGAGACACCTCATGGTCCCCATAGACGAAAAGGACGGCGTGGTGACCATCGCGGTGGCCGACCCCTTCGACCTCGAGGGGGTGGAGAGCCTCAAAAGGACCACCAGGACCAGGGTAACGCTGGTCCTCGCCTCCAAGACCGACATCCTGAGGGTGGTCCGCGAGTTCTACGGGTTCCATACCGCGGTAGTGGCCGCCCAGAAGGAACGGGTCGGGGGAATGGACCTCGGGAACCTCGAGCAGTACGTACGGCTCAAGGGCACGGCCGAGATAGAGGCCACCGACCAGCACGTGGTAAACGCCGTCGAGTACCTCCTCCACTACGCCTTCGACCAGAGAGCGAGCGACATACATATAGAGCCCAAGAGGGAGAACTCTTACGCGAGACTCCGCATAGACGGGGTGCTTCACTT
This genomic interval from Thermodesulfobacteriota bacterium contains the following:
- the hisS gene encoding histidine--tRNA ligase, which gives rise to MNITAVRGFNDILPDRSELWRHIEDEARRIFSCYGFSEIRVPVVERTELFSRSIGETTDIVEKEMYTFTDRRGDSLTLRPEGTAPVVRAYIEHKLYNEMPVARLYYTGPMYRYERPQKRRYRQFYQIGAEVLGETSPGVDAEVIEGLVTLFKKLGVVGATLHINSLGCPECRPRYKEKLEVFLETVKEKLCGNCLRRIEANPLRALDCKNPGCIEATGEAPAILEAVCGECGEHFTALRGHLGELGIEYTVNPRMVRGLDYYTKTTFEITAEGLGSQNAVAAGGRYDGLVKELGGPDTPCFGFAIGMERLVLLLEERSVSAGPLTVLIAMGEEAGKKGTPFVRVLRERGKRVVVDYGDGSLKNRMKRAHRTGARFVVIVGEDELADGVVTVKDMESGGQDRLPPEKAVDRIAAEGV
- a CDS encoding ATPase, T2SS/T4P/T4SS family, whose translation is MEKSKGKTEQGESQGGQGGAGGSQVAEEKKSLTIEFVADLLKKKKLLTEEQHTEIRIKGEAQRARIYKKQESFYSGKRLHTMVESVSPAEVIASFTLEIPGKKGKTLTEDLVTRAIADEVGMPYRKIDPLKLNLEVVTSSIPRPFAQRHLMVPIDEKDGVVTIAVADPFDLEGVESLKRTTRTRVTLVLASKTDILRVVREFYGFHTAVVAAQKERVGGMDLGNLEQYVRLKGTAEIEATDQHVVNAVEYLLHYAFDQRASDIHIEPKRENSYARLRIDGVLHFIHSIPKEVHPPIVSRIKMLSRMDIAEKRRPQDGRIKTEYKGKEIELRISTLPTAFGEKVVIRIFDPDMLFQELKDLGFYKREFGLFDSFLKKSHGIILVTGPTGSGKTTTLYSALKTLSTPEVNIVTIEDPIEMVIEEFNQVGVQPQV